Proteins encoded by one window of Winogradskyella sp. PG-2:
- a CDS encoding MerR family transcriptional regulator, protein MHIDLPEKRYYGIGEVAKAFKVNASLIRFWEKEFDAIKPKKNAKGNRKFTPEDIKNLKFIYHLVKERGFTLEGAKIHLKEEKKQALEKFEIIEKLEGIKAQLIKIKTQL, encoded by the coding sequence ATGCATATAGACTTACCAGAAAAACGTTATTATGGAATTGGCGAGGTTGCCAAGGCATTTAAAGTTAATGCATCATTGATTAGGTTTTGGGAAAAAGAATTTGATGCCATTAAACCTAAAAAAAATGCTAAAGGGAATCGTAAATTTACTCCAGAGGACATTAAAAACTTAAAATTTATATATCATCTTGTTAAAGAGCGTGGTTTCACTTTAGAAGGAGCTAAAATTCATCTTAAGGAAGAAAAAAAACAAGCCTTAGAAAAATTTGAAATCATAGAAAAACTAGAAGGTATAAAAGCGCAGCTTATTAAAATAAAAACTCAACTTTAA
- a CDS encoding TPM domain-containing protein produces MPYIEDFLSAKEEAEIVEAIRIAERHTSGEIRVHIEQNCATDVYERALDVFYILKMDNTKQQNGVLIYVAVDNKSFVIFGDQGINNSVGENFWNSTRDKIGSQFKSGHFKQGIIEGIKEAGQVLSSHFPWEQGDNDELDNTISKG; encoded by the coding sequence ATGCCTTATATTGAAGATTTCCTTTCTGCAAAAGAAGAAGCGGAAATCGTAGAAGCTATTCGTATTGCTGAGCGTCATACATCTGGAGAAATTCGCGTACATATTGAGCAAAATTGTGCGACTGATGTTTATGAACGTGCACTAGATGTTTTTTATATTTTAAAAATGGACAATACTAAGCAACAGAATGGTGTACTTATTTATGTGGCTGTAGATAATAAATCCTTCGTTATTTTCGGTGATCAAGGCATCAACAATAGTGTTGGCGAAAACTTTTGGAATTCTACACGAGATAAGATTGGCTCGCAATTCAAATCTGGGCATTTCAAGCAAGGTATTATTGAAGGTATAAAAGAAGCCGGACAAGTTCTTTCTAGTCACTTTCCATGGGAACAGGGTGATAATGATGAATTAGATAATACAATTTCAAAAGGCTAA
- a CDS encoding LemA family protein, with product MKKWIIPIVIILLLAIWGVNVNNKAVTLEETASKSWANVESTYQRRNDLIGNLVKTVQGAADFEKGTLTAVIEARAKATSVSIDPTNITPDQLAQFNKVQGGLSGALKSLLVTVERYPELKANQNFVELQSQLEGTENRINISRDKFNNAVEPFNKHVRTFPNKLIAGILGFDEMGYYKADAGSENAPDVEFDFN from the coding sequence ATGAAAAAATGGATTATACCAATAGTTATTATCCTATTGCTTGCAATCTGGGGCGTTAATGTTAACAATAAAGCAGTAACCTTAGAAGAAACAGCAAGTAAATCTTGGGCGAATGTTGAAAGCACTTATCAAAGAAGAAATGATCTTATTGGAAATTTAGTAAAAACTGTACAAGGCGCTGCTGATTTTGAAAAAGGAACACTTACTGCCGTAATTGAAGCAAGAGCAAAAGCAACTTCAGTTAGTATAGATCCTACCAACATAACACCAGATCAATTGGCACAATTTAATAAAGTCCAAGGAGGTTTATCTGGAGCTCTAAAAAGTCTTTTAGTTACGGTAGAGCGTTATCCTGAACTAAAAGCAAACCAAAACTTTGTTGAATTACAGAGTCAATTAGAGGGTACCGAAAATAGAATCAATATATCGAGAGATAAATTCAATAATGCTGTTGAGCCTTTTAACAAGCATGTTAGAACTTTTCCAAATAAATTAATAGCTGGTATATTAGGCTTTGACGAAATGGGTTATTATAAAGCTGACGCTGGAAGTGAAAATGCACCAGACGTAGAATTCGACTTTAACTAA